Proteins encoded in a region of the Nocardia asteroides genome:
- a CDS encoding thiamine pyrophosphokinase, which translates to MRMPALLSRNTETLPGLIGTARVDRNTRRLLGRVGPGDIVILDEMDLDRMTADRLVEARVGAVINTSPSISGRYPNLGPEALVANGILLLDTVSSDAFKKIKDGVKVRVVDGVVYADKLIKKEPEVLVEGIELTRSAIAERMIEARNGLADHLEAFAGNTIEFIRTESALLIDGFGVPELNLVMKHRHVVVVADGPDHAEDLQRLKPFIKEYAPILIGVGRGADTLRRRGYRPDVIVGDPDEITSATMKCGAEVILPADTDGHAKGLERIQDLGIGATTFPSSGSAADLALLLADHHGAALIVTAGAPASLDDFFDRGRRDSNPATFLTRLKVGTKLMDAKAVATLYGSRVSGIAVALVVLAALVAVIVVLLASNSGGDFTDWGVDTWNRFARWAQGQFGSWEL; encoded by the coding sequence ATGAGGATGCCGGCGCTGTTGTCGAGAAACACCGAAACGCTTCCTGGTCTGATCGGGACGGCCCGGGTGGATCGCAACACCCGGCGGCTGCTCGGGCGGGTCGGGCCGGGCGACATCGTCATCCTCGACGAGATGGACCTGGACCGGATGACCGCCGACCGGCTGGTCGAGGCGCGCGTCGGCGCGGTGATCAACACTTCGCCGTCCATCTCCGGCCGCTACCCGAATCTGGGTCCCGAAGCGCTCGTGGCCAACGGGATCCTGCTGCTGGACACCGTGAGCTCGGACGCGTTCAAGAAGATCAAAGACGGCGTCAAGGTCCGCGTCGTCGACGGCGTGGTCTACGCCGACAAGCTGATCAAGAAGGAGCCGGAGGTCCTCGTCGAGGGCATCGAGCTCACCCGGTCCGCCATCGCGGAGCGGATGATCGAGGCGCGCAATGGACTGGCCGATCACCTGGAAGCCTTCGCGGGCAACACCATCGAGTTCATCCGGACGGAGAGCGCGCTGCTCATCGACGGCTTCGGCGTCCCGGAACTGAACCTGGTGATGAAGCACCGGCACGTGGTCGTCGTCGCAGACGGCCCGGATCACGCCGAGGATCTGCAGCGGCTCAAGCCGTTCATCAAGGAGTACGCCCCGATCCTGATCGGCGTCGGCCGGGGCGCCGACACGCTGCGCAGGCGGGGCTATCGGCCCGACGTCATCGTCGGAGACCCCGACGAGATCACTTCCGCGACGATGAAATGCGGCGCCGAGGTGATTCTTCCCGCCGACACCGACGGCCACGCGAAGGGGCTGGAACGCATCCAGGACCTCGGCATCGGCGCGACGACCTTCCCCTCCTCGGGTTCGGCCGCCGACCTGGCGCTGCTGCTGGCCGATCATCACGGCGCCGCACTGATCGTCACGGCGGGAGCGCCCGCTTCGCTCGACGACTTCTTCGATCGCGGCCGCCGCGACAGCAATCCGGCTACGTTCCTCACCCGGCTCAAGGTCGGCACGAAGCTGATGGACGCGAAAGCCGTCGCGACCCTGTACGGCAGCCGGGTGTCCGGGATCGCCGTCGCGCTGGTGGTGCTGGCGGCGCTGGTCGCCGTGATCGTCGTTTTGCTGGCGTCCAACAGTGGCGGGGACTTCACGGATTGGGGTGTGGACACCTGGAACCGCTTCGCGCGGTGGGCCCAAGGGCAGTTCGGATCGTGGGAACTCTAA
- a CDS encoding SRPBCC family protein — translation MASTTVDAVIAAPREVVYRLFADRESISPFIPVQVKLVKPGLTEREGVGAQHLIGLGPVGVTEEITKLVPGERMEYKIVKGAPVKRHVGIVTFADADNGTLVSYTMDSDPKLPVPAKVLEFGLKNLIGQFIKGAQKAVR, via the coding sequence ATGGCCAGCACCACCGTCGACGCCGTCATCGCCGCCCCGCGCGAGGTCGTCTATCGGCTCTTCGCCGACCGCGAGAGCATCAGCCCCTTCATTCCCGTGCAGGTCAAGCTGGTCAAGCCCGGCCTCACCGAACGGGAAGGCGTCGGCGCCCAGCACCTGATCGGCCTCGGCCCGGTCGGCGTCACCGAGGAGATCACCAAGCTCGTGCCCGGCGAGCGGATGGAGTACAAGATCGTCAAGGGCGCGCCGGTGAAACGCCACGTCGGCATCGTCACCTTCGCCGACGCGGACAACGGCACCCTGGTCTCCTACACGATGGACTCCGACCCGAAGCTGCCGGTGCCCGCCAAGGTGCTGGAATTCGGATTGAAGAACCTGATCGGCCAGTTCATCAAGGGCGCGCAGAAGGCGGTGCGCTGA